The Tetrapisispora phaffii CBS 4417 chromosome 16, complete genome genomic sequence CAGTAACCTTTAAGATACCATTAGCATCGACTTCGAAAATAGCTTCTAAGACTGGTTCACCAGCTGGCATTGGTGGAACACCCTTTAAGTCGAATTCACCTAATAAAGTGTTTTCCTTACAGTTAACACGTTCACCTTGGTAAACTGGGAATTGAACAGTAGTTTGGTTGTCACCGACAGTAGTGAAAGTTCTTCTCTTGATGGTTGGAACAGTAGTGTTTCTTGGAACAACAATACCGAAAATGTCACCTTGCATACCAACACCTAAAGATAATGGAGCAACATCTAATAATAGTAAGTCCTTGGTTTCATCAGAAGTAGATTGACCAGTTAAAATAGCACCTTGGACAGCAGCACCGTAGGCAACAGCTTCATCTGGGTTAATGGatttttctaattgttTACCATCGAAGAAGTCAGATAATAACTTTTGGACCTTTGGAATTCTGGTAGAACCACCGACTAAGACAACTTCGTCAATTTGGGACTTAGAGATCTTGGCATCCTTTAAGACTTGTTCAACTGGGGTTAAAGTAGATTTGAATAAAGCGGCGTTTAAGTCTTCGAATCTAGCTCTGGTTAAAGAAGCTTCGAAATCTTCACCATCGAATAAGGAGTCGACTTCAACGGTAGTTTGGGTGACAGAGGATAAAGTTCTCTTAGCTCTTTCAGCAGCAGTTCTTAATCTTCTTAAAGCTCTGGCGTCGTTAGAGATGTCAGAACCGGTCTTCTTCTTGAATTCAGCCTTGAAATGTTCTAATAAGTTAGTGTCGAAATCTTGACCACCTAAATGGGTGTTACCGGAGGTAGACTTAACAGTGAAAACACCACCAGCGATGTGTAATAAGGAAACATCGAAAGTACCACCACCTAAATCGAAGATTAAGACGTGTCTTTCCTTTTCGGACTTACCAGCACCTAAACCGTAAGCAATAGCAGCGGCAGTTGGTTCATTGATAATTCTTAAGACGTTCAAACCAGAAATGGCACCG encodes the following:
- the TPHA0P01620 gene encoding uncharacterized protein (similar to Saccharomyces cerevisiae SSB1 (YDL229W) and SSB2 (YNL209W); ancestral locus Anc_2.41), translated to MAEGVFQGAIGIDLGTTYSCVATYESSVEIIANEQGNRVTPSFVAFTPEERLIGDAAKNQAALNPRNTVFDAKRLIGRRFDEDAVQEDMKTWPFKVIDAQGAPMIEVEYLGENKTFSPQEISSMVLTKMKEIAEAKIGKKVEKAVITVPAYFNDAQRQATKDAGAISGLNVLRIINEPTAAAIAYGLGAGKSEKERHVLIFDLGGGTFDVSLLHIAGGVFTVKSTSGNTHLGGQDFDTNLLEHFKAEFKKKTGSDISNDARALRRLRTAAERAKRTLSSVTQTTVEVDSLFDGEDFEASLTRARFEDLNAALFKSTLTPVEQVLKDAKISKSQIDEVVLVGGSTRIPKVQKLLSDFFDGKQLEKSINPDEAVAYGAAVQGAILTGQSTSDETKDLLLLDVAPLSLGVGMQGDIFGIVVPRNTTVPTIKRRTFTTVGDNQTTVQFPVYQGERVNCKENTLLGEFDLKGVPPMPAGEPVLEAIFEVDANGILKVTAVEKSTGKSSNITISNAVGRLSTEDIEKMVNQAEEFKAADEAFAKRHEARQRLESYVASIEQTVTDPVLSAKLKRGSKVKIENALSEAMAALAIEDSSTDDLRKAEVGLKRVVTKAMSSR